A DNA window from Drosophila virilis strain 15010-1051.87 chromosome 4, Dvir_AGI_RSII-ME, whole genome shotgun sequence contains the following coding sequences:
- the LOC6627588 gene encoding coiled-coil domain-containing protein 170 isoform X2 produces MPSDNHLHHHHLGLSGGLSPHHHHLLDSSCGNAGITVTEHHHGIDLTTTLRSELAALSYKKERLTGELAETRSALCSRESDVENLRAQAARQTALIASLQSRLQSAEQREQSVQARCDATIQTVQREKRSSDERNKELLCKLQQLEQHAASEQSHKEQAKAQLHELLRRLSACLGLDVCESQDGHATPECVVSRVEELMLELQRAKAKVQSTCDTLSSCENELLNLKSLANIEKQRLSAQLDGAGNHNHELEGRCRQYERDLQLQRDRLTESEISGEKLKEELRGFESRCHRLQNNLDRIQSDRLQFLRGLSHLVNVSEPCETLIKDKLRELLDENQGLQAQLHSLRAQLSSEHEKLKEAHESSECRLRSGEAQKCELAERLEKCHAEIHTLRKDHMGLADYLQRLANALNWSECTAPPALGTDTNLMAESLLERAERLAAHCEHELAVVSQEKGCCDHHHHPHHHHHHHQHGQGKLRRERSCHDLPLKESSSVYTLQRRVRVLREQVQRRDLHLELLRRKLAIIEDGARGKCMLQGERDEAVCRAKKAAKQVDKLSVQLADARTQIAEVKAQLAEAVEYKITALERARKIDELSTQICDLEDEKTRLLSQLNAMKERMKSACESNQNRRCRDEALINSLRDDVSRLSAQLSDTNQRLSHLQSFRTSVARTLHLRDLPETDLLHRLQALCSAHQEFTLLSKRYETASPVGDHPCPRYDDPVPPTSHCRPPRELSPTTDSHLHSHAHGHAYSHQHLHGRHQRQRSKSRDKRLHDECFDSDVHRLHHGCKDQLLANNSGGSCDEDYDFKSKYC; encoded by the exons ATGCCCAGTGATAATCATCTGCATCACCATCATCTGGGTCTCAGTGGTGGACTGTCtccgcatcatcatcatttg CTGGACAGTTCGTGCGGCAATGCGGGGATCACAGTTACCGAGCATCATCATGGGATCGATTTGACGACGACGTTGCGCAGTGAATTGGCCGCCTTGTCATACAAAAAGGAGCGTCTCACTGGCGAG CTGGCAGAGACACGCAGCGCCTTGTGTAGTCGCGAATCGGATGTGGAGAATCTGCGTGCGCAGGCGGCACGCCAGACGGCATTGATAGCCTCCCTACAGAGCCGCCTGCAGTCAGCCGAGCAGCGGGAGCAGTCGGTTCAGGCGCGCTGCGATGCCACCATACAGACTGTACAGCGTGAGAAGCGCAGCTCGGATGAGCGCAACAAGGAGCTGTTGtgcaagctgcagcagctggagcagcacgCCGCCAGCGAGCAGTCGCACAAGGAGCAGGCCAAGGCGCAGCTGCACGAGCTTCTGCGCCGCCTGAGCGCCTGCCTGGGCCTGGATGTGTGCGAGAGCCAGGACGGACATGCCACGCCTGAGTGTGTGGTGTCCCGAGTGGAGGAGCTGATGCTCGAGCTGCAGCGCGCTAAGGCCAAGGTGCAGTCCACCTGCGACACGCTCAGCTCCTGCGAGAACGAACTGCTCAACCTGAAGTCGCTGGCGAACATCGAGAAGCAGCGTCTGAGTGCCCAACTGGACGGCGCCGGCAATCACAATCACGAGCTGGAGGGGCGTTGCCGCCAGTACGAACGGGACTTGCAATTGCAGCGGGATCGTCTTACCGAGTCGGAGATCAGCGGCGAGAAGCTCAAGGAGGAGCTGCGCGGCTTCGAGTCGCGCTGTCATCGGTTGCAGAACAATTTGGATCGCATCCAGAGCGATCGGCTCCAGTTTCTGCGCGGTCTCAGCCATCTGGTGAATGTGTCCGAGCCCTGCGAGACGTTGATCAAGGACAAGCTGCGCGAGCTGCTCGACGAGAATCAGGGCCTGCAGGCG CAACTGCACTCGCTGCGCGCTCAGCTGAGCAGCGAGCATGAGAAATTGAAGGAGGCACACGAGTCCAGCGAGTGCCGTCTCCGCTCTGGTGAAGCCCAAAAATGCGAGCTGGCCGAGCGCCTGGAGAAATGCCATGCAGAAATTCACACGCTGCGCAAGGATCACATGGGCCTGGCCGACTACCTGCAACGGCTGGCCAATGCGCTCAACTGGAGCGAGTGCACCGCGCCGCCCGCCCTGGGCACCGATACCAATCTCATGGCGGAGAGTCTGCTGGAGCGTGCCGAGCGTCTGGCCGCGCACTGTGAGCACGAGCTGGCTGTGGTTAGCCAGGAGAAGGGCTGCTGcgaccatcatcatcatccgcatcatcatcatcatcaccatcagcATGGGCAGGGCAAGCTGCGACGCGAGCGCTCCTGCCATGATCTGCCGCTCAAGGAGAGCAGCAGCGTGTACACTTTGCAGCGTCGAGTACGTGTTTTACGCGAGCAGGTGCAGCGCCGAGATCTGCATCTGGAGCTGCTGCGCCGCAAGCTGGCCATCATCGAGGATGGGGCTCGGGGTAAGTGCATGCTGCAGGGTGAGCGCGACGAGGCCGTTTGCCGTGCTAAAAAGGCAGCCAAGCAGGTCGACAAGCTGAGTGTTCAGCTCGCGGATGCACGCACCCAAATCGCCGAGGTCAAGGCCCAGCTCGCTGAGGCCGTGGAATATAAGATCACGGCGCTGGAGCGTGCCCGCAAGATCGATGAGTTGAGCACACAAATCTGCGATCTGGAAGATGAGAAGACCAGGCTGTTGTCCCAGCTGAATGCGATGAAGGAGCGCATGAAATCCGCCTGCGAGTCCAATCAAAATCGACGCTGTCGCGACGAGGCGCTAATCAAT TCGCTGCGTGATGACGTCAGCCGCCTTAGCGCCCAGCTCTCCGACACTAATCAACGCCTCTCGCATTTGCAGTCCTTCCGCACTTCGGTTGCGCGCACCTTGCATTTGCGGGATCTGCCCGAAACGGATCTGCTGCATCGCCTGCAGGCTCTGTGCTCGGCCCATCAGGAGTTCACGCTGCTGTCCAAGCGCTATGAGACTGCCTCGCCCGTCGGCGATCATCCTTGCCCGCGTTACGATGATCCTGTGCCGCCCACCAGTCACTGCCGCCCGCCCCGTGAACTCAGCCCCACCACGGACAGCCATCTTCACAGCCATGCTCACGGGCACGCCTACTCGCACCAGCACCTCCATGGGCGACATCAGAGGCAGCGCAGCAAAAGTCGCGACAAACGCTTGCATGACGAGTGCTTTGACTCGGATGTGCATCGCTTGCATCACGGCTGCAAGGATCAGCTGCTGGCCAATAATTCCGGAGGCAGCTGCGACGAGGACTACGACTTTAAGAGCAAGTACTGTTAG
- the LOC6627590 gene encoding uncharacterized protein isoform X1, with protein sequence MDVDDLSSDSEEFGKNLAGHPIPFPLPPHKDPAICRDQFLKTLLKPFESIEHREYASLRKSSVQYHHTSVTAEGMAIMRMLQGHRTTTLIENVTEFRPLLTWEDLQVLYKACLYQFQKAAIEFLSVRLRKQIDTILSIWPGEVDEIPHKLFHWSFEHFLPRIKINQLYLEVLAMERTKHDLDCAKFCIDIKEIIRLLEAIRLDFCTDKDICTSSLELLNQSNYEVNSSWVAELEQLRATRRNLTAISHGSSFRLESQFGSRMVAENDKADAIMLIEMRYRVNWLRSCGDQHQMWLQSKENVYLDEINDLLNEIKHNQETFGYVDFVYQYQIDSYRAAIATWQEKLDTDLEAAELECNITRNLWIKAKDDLKFYKEQVEMFKARVLEVLALVSEEEGLQARSKTRRSTRSLGSRKSKLSTGRGVSPGKNKKKKKK encoded by the exons atggatGTTGATGATTTAAGCAGTGATTCGGAGGAATTCGGTAAAAATCTAGCCGGCCATCCTATTCCGTTTCCCTTGCCACCGCATAAGGATCCGGCCATCTGTCGCGATCAATTTCTTAAGACACTACTGAAACCCTTTGAAAGTATTGAACACAGGGAATATGCGTCTCTCAGGAAGTCATCCGTTCAATATCATCACACGTCAGTAACGGCGGAGGGAATGGCCATAATGAGGATGCTGCAAGGACATCGAACTACCACTCTAATTGAGAATGTAACTGAATTCCGACCATTGCTTACATGGGAAGACTTACAGGTGCTGTACAAGGCGTGTCTCTATCAGTTTCAAAAGGCAGCCATCGAATTTCTCTCGGTTCGGCTGAGAAAACAAATTGACACGATCCTAAGTATATGGCCAGGTGAAGTCGACGAAATACCGCACAAGCTCTTCCACTGGTCTTTCGAGCATTTCTTGCCCCGCATCAAAATCAACCAACTATATCTGGAAGTGCTAGCCATGGAGAGGACAAAACATGATTTGGATTGTGCAAAATTTTGTATTGACATTAAGGAAATTATACGCCTTCTCGAAGCTATCAGGTTGGACTTTTGTACGGATAAAGATATTTGCACAAGCTCTCTAGAGCTATTGAA CCAATCGAACTATGAGGTGAACTCAAGCTGGGTAGCGGAACTGGAACAACTGCGCGCTACTCGTAGGAATTTGACTGCAATTTCTCATGGAAGCTCATTTCGCTTGGAGTCGCAGTTCGGTTCCCGAATGGTGGCCGAAAATGACAAAGCTGATG CTATAATGCTTATAGAGATGCGATATCGGGTGAATTGGCTGCGCAGCTGTGGGGATCAGCATCAGATGTGGTTGCAGTCCAAGGAGAACGTCTATCTGGATGAGATAAATGACCTGCtgaatgaaataaaacataatcAAGAGACATTTGGGTACGTCGATTTCGTATACCAATATCAGATAGACAGCTATAGGGCGGCAATTGCCACATGGCAGGAGAAGCTCGACACGGATTTGGAGGCGGCCGAGCTGGAGTGCAATATAACGCGTAATCTATGGATTAAGGCCAAGGATGATCTCAAGTTTTATAAGGAACAAGTGGAAATGTTCAAAGCCCGAGTCTTGGAGGTACTTGCGCTGGTTAGCGAAGAGGAAGGACTACAAGCTCGTTCCAAGACGCGCCGCTCCACAAGATCG ctgGGCTCCCGAAAGAGTAAATTATCGACCGGAAGAGGTGTTTCGCCCGGcaagaacaagaaaaagaaaaagaagtaa
- the LOC6627590 gene encoding uncharacterized protein isoform X2, whose protein sequence is MDVDDLSSDSEEFGKNLAGHPIPFPLPPHKDPAICRDQFLKTLLKPFESIEHREYASLRKSSVQYHHTSVTAEGMAIMRMLQGHRTTTLIENVTEFRPLLTWEDLQVLYKACLYQFQKAAIEFLSVRLRKQIDTILSIWPGEVDEIPHKLFHWSFEHFLPRIKINQLYLEVLAMERTKHDLDCAKFCIDIKEIIRLLEAIRLDFCTDKDICTSSLELLNQSNYEVNSSWVAELEQLRATRRNLTAISHGSSFRLESQFGSRMVAENDKADAIMLIEMRYRVNWLRSCGDQHQMWLQSKENVYLDEINDLLNEIKHNQETFGRSSTRIWRRPSWSAI, encoded by the exons atggatGTTGATGATTTAAGCAGTGATTCGGAGGAATTCGGTAAAAATCTAGCCGGCCATCCTATTCCGTTTCCCTTGCCACCGCATAAGGATCCGGCCATCTGTCGCGATCAATTTCTTAAGACACTACTGAAACCCTTTGAAAGTATTGAACACAGGGAATATGCGTCTCTCAGGAAGTCATCCGTTCAATATCATCACACGTCAGTAACGGCGGAGGGAATGGCCATAATGAGGATGCTGCAAGGACATCGAACTACCACTCTAATTGAGAATGTAACTGAATTCCGACCATTGCTTACATGGGAAGACTTACAGGTGCTGTACAAGGCGTGTCTCTATCAGTTTCAAAAGGCAGCCATCGAATTTCTCTCGGTTCGGCTGAGAAAACAAATTGACACGATCCTAAGTATATGGCCAGGTGAAGTCGACGAAATACCGCACAAGCTCTTCCACTGGTCTTTCGAGCATTTCTTGCCCCGCATCAAAATCAACCAACTATATCTGGAAGTGCTAGCCATGGAGAGGACAAAACATGATTTGGATTGTGCAAAATTTTGTATTGACATTAAGGAAATTATACGCCTTCTCGAAGCTATCAGGTTGGACTTTTGTACGGATAAAGATATTTGCACAAGCTCTCTAGAGCTATTGAA CCAATCGAACTATGAGGTGAACTCAAGCTGGGTAGCGGAACTGGAACAACTGCGCGCTACTCGTAGGAATTTGACTGCAATTTCTCATGGAAGCTCATTTCGCTTGGAGTCGCAGTTCGGTTCCCGAATGGTGGCCGAAAATGACAAAGCTGATG CTATAATGCTTATAGAGATGCGATATCGGGTGAATTGGCTGCGCAGCTGTGGGGATCAGCATCAGATGTGGTTGCAGTCCAAGGAGAACGTCTATCTGGATGAGATAAATGACCTGCtgaatgaaataaaacataatcAAGAGACATTTGG GAGAAGCTCGACACGGATTTGGAGGCGGCCGAGCTGGAGTGCAATATAA
- the LOC6627588 gene encoding coiled-coil domain-containing protein 170 isoform X1, whose translation MPANLRPDTDGNTPEDWHVFELLCEKSSSESGSLPMSPPAPAPAPAPTPLTTVVHSCALLDSSCGNAGITVTEHHHGIDLTTTLRSELAALSYKKERLTGELAETRSALCSRESDVENLRAQAARQTALIASLQSRLQSAEQREQSVQARCDATIQTVQREKRSSDERNKELLCKLQQLEQHAASEQSHKEQAKAQLHELLRRLSACLGLDVCESQDGHATPECVVSRVEELMLELQRAKAKVQSTCDTLSSCENELLNLKSLANIEKQRLSAQLDGAGNHNHELEGRCRQYERDLQLQRDRLTESEISGEKLKEELRGFESRCHRLQNNLDRIQSDRLQFLRGLSHLVNVSEPCETLIKDKLRELLDENQGLQAQLHSLRAQLSSEHEKLKEAHESSECRLRSGEAQKCELAERLEKCHAEIHTLRKDHMGLADYLQRLANALNWSECTAPPALGTDTNLMAESLLERAERLAAHCEHELAVVSQEKGCCDHHHHPHHHHHHHQHGQGKLRRERSCHDLPLKESSSVYTLQRRVRVLREQVQRRDLHLELLRRKLAIIEDGARGKCMLQGERDEAVCRAKKAAKQVDKLSVQLADARTQIAEVKAQLAEAVEYKITALERARKIDELSTQICDLEDEKTRLLSQLNAMKERMKSACESNQNRRCRDEALINSLRDDVSRLSAQLSDTNQRLSHLQSFRTSVARTLHLRDLPETDLLHRLQALCSAHQEFTLLSKRYETASPVGDHPCPRYDDPVPPTSHCRPPRELSPTTDSHLHSHAHGHAYSHQHLHGRHQRQRSKSRDKRLHDECFDSDVHRLHHGCKDQLLANNSGGSCDEDYDFKSKYC comes from the exons ATGCCGGCGAATCTGCGGCCCGACACGGATGGCAATACACCCGAGGATTGGCATGTCTTTGAGCTTCTTTGTGAAAAGTCATCGTCTGAGTCTGGCTCATTGCCAATGTCGccaccagctccagctccagctccagctccaactCCATTGACAACCGTTGTACACTCCTGCGCTCTG CTGGACAGTTCGTGCGGCAATGCGGGGATCACAGTTACCGAGCATCATCATGGGATCGATTTGACGACGACGTTGCGCAGTGAATTGGCCGCCTTGTCATACAAAAAGGAGCGTCTCACTGGCGAG CTGGCAGAGACACGCAGCGCCTTGTGTAGTCGCGAATCGGATGTGGAGAATCTGCGTGCGCAGGCGGCACGCCAGACGGCATTGATAGCCTCCCTACAGAGCCGCCTGCAGTCAGCCGAGCAGCGGGAGCAGTCGGTTCAGGCGCGCTGCGATGCCACCATACAGACTGTACAGCGTGAGAAGCGCAGCTCGGATGAGCGCAACAAGGAGCTGTTGtgcaagctgcagcagctggagcagcacgCCGCCAGCGAGCAGTCGCACAAGGAGCAGGCCAAGGCGCAGCTGCACGAGCTTCTGCGCCGCCTGAGCGCCTGCCTGGGCCTGGATGTGTGCGAGAGCCAGGACGGACATGCCACGCCTGAGTGTGTGGTGTCCCGAGTGGAGGAGCTGATGCTCGAGCTGCAGCGCGCTAAGGCCAAGGTGCAGTCCACCTGCGACACGCTCAGCTCCTGCGAGAACGAACTGCTCAACCTGAAGTCGCTGGCGAACATCGAGAAGCAGCGTCTGAGTGCCCAACTGGACGGCGCCGGCAATCACAATCACGAGCTGGAGGGGCGTTGCCGCCAGTACGAACGGGACTTGCAATTGCAGCGGGATCGTCTTACCGAGTCGGAGATCAGCGGCGAGAAGCTCAAGGAGGAGCTGCGCGGCTTCGAGTCGCGCTGTCATCGGTTGCAGAACAATTTGGATCGCATCCAGAGCGATCGGCTCCAGTTTCTGCGCGGTCTCAGCCATCTGGTGAATGTGTCCGAGCCCTGCGAGACGTTGATCAAGGACAAGCTGCGCGAGCTGCTCGACGAGAATCAGGGCCTGCAGGCG CAACTGCACTCGCTGCGCGCTCAGCTGAGCAGCGAGCATGAGAAATTGAAGGAGGCACACGAGTCCAGCGAGTGCCGTCTCCGCTCTGGTGAAGCCCAAAAATGCGAGCTGGCCGAGCGCCTGGAGAAATGCCATGCAGAAATTCACACGCTGCGCAAGGATCACATGGGCCTGGCCGACTACCTGCAACGGCTGGCCAATGCGCTCAACTGGAGCGAGTGCACCGCGCCGCCCGCCCTGGGCACCGATACCAATCTCATGGCGGAGAGTCTGCTGGAGCGTGCCGAGCGTCTGGCCGCGCACTGTGAGCACGAGCTGGCTGTGGTTAGCCAGGAGAAGGGCTGCTGcgaccatcatcatcatccgcatcatcatcatcatcaccatcagcATGGGCAGGGCAAGCTGCGACGCGAGCGCTCCTGCCATGATCTGCCGCTCAAGGAGAGCAGCAGCGTGTACACTTTGCAGCGTCGAGTACGTGTTTTACGCGAGCAGGTGCAGCGCCGAGATCTGCATCTGGAGCTGCTGCGCCGCAAGCTGGCCATCATCGAGGATGGGGCTCGGGGTAAGTGCATGCTGCAGGGTGAGCGCGACGAGGCCGTTTGCCGTGCTAAAAAGGCAGCCAAGCAGGTCGACAAGCTGAGTGTTCAGCTCGCGGATGCACGCACCCAAATCGCCGAGGTCAAGGCCCAGCTCGCTGAGGCCGTGGAATATAAGATCACGGCGCTGGAGCGTGCCCGCAAGATCGATGAGTTGAGCACACAAATCTGCGATCTGGAAGATGAGAAGACCAGGCTGTTGTCCCAGCTGAATGCGATGAAGGAGCGCATGAAATCCGCCTGCGAGTCCAATCAAAATCGACGCTGTCGCGACGAGGCGCTAATCAAT TCGCTGCGTGATGACGTCAGCCGCCTTAGCGCCCAGCTCTCCGACACTAATCAACGCCTCTCGCATTTGCAGTCCTTCCGCACTTCGGTTGCGCGCACCTTGCATTTGCGGGATCTGCCCGAAACGGATCTGCTGCATCGCCTGCAGGCTCTGTGCTCGGCCCATCAGGAGTTCACGCTGCTGTCCAAGCGCTATGAGACTGCCTCGCCCGTCGGCGATCATCCTTGCCCGCGTTACGATGATCCTGTGCCGCCCACCAGTCACTGCCGCCCGCCCCGTGAACTCAGCCCCACCACGGACAGCCATCTTCACAGCCATGCTCACGGGCACGCCTACTCGCACCAGCACCTCCATGGGCGACATCAGAGGCAGCGCAGCAAAAGTCGCGACAAACGCTTGCATGACGAGTGCTTTGACTCGGATGTGCATCGCTTGCATCACGGCTGCAAGGATCAGCTGCTGGCCAATAATTCCGGAGGCAGCTGCGACGAGGACTACGACTTTAAGAGCAAGTACTGTTAG